A region from the Clostridia bacterium genome encodes:
- a CDS encoding helix-turn-helix transcriptional regulator encodes MAFKDKLKELREDKGMTQSELASFAGVTTRTLQNYEMGRSYPKNQAVVMKLCSVFGCAPSDLFSTEDEFVREATETYGSRGTAQAKSIIEQTSALFAGGGLNEDDREAFMQAIMEIYFDSKRKAKKYTPDRFK; translated from the coding sequence ATGGCCTTTAAGGATAAATTGAAAGAATTAAGAGAAGACAAGGGCATGACGCAAAGCGAGCTTGCCTCTTTTGCGGGAGTTACGACGCGCACGCTGCAAAATTACGAAATGGGGCGCTCATATCCGAAAAATCAGGCTGTCGTAATGAAGCTGTGCAGCGTTTTCGGCTGCGCGCCGTCCGACCTTTTTTCCACAGAAGACGAATTTGTACGCGAAGCGACAGAAACATACGGCAGCAGAGGAACTGCTCAGGCAAAAAGCATAATAGAGCAGACAAGCGCGCTGTTCGCGGGCGGCGGCCTTAACGAAGACGACCGCGAAGCCTTTATGCAGGCGATAATGGAGATATATTTCGACTCTAAGCGCAAGGCGAAAAAATATACGCCCGACAGGTTCAAATAA